Genomic window (Candidatus Methylomirabilis sp.):
CATGCCGCAGTTGATATCGAACCCGATCCCCCCCGGCGAGATCACCCCCTCCTTCACATCGAATGCGGCGACGCCGCCGATGGGGAACCCGTAGCCCCAGTGCCCATCCGGCATGCAGATGGCGTAGCGGTAGATGCCCGGCAGGCAGGCGACGTTGGTCACCTGCTCGAAGACCCCCCGGTCCATCTCCGCGAGCAGCTCCGCGGAGGCGATGATCCGGGCCGGGACCAGCATCCCGGGCTTCTCGGTCGGCGGGATCTCCCACACGTACTCGGAAATCCGCTTGACCTCCATCGCCCTTCCTCCACGGAGGCGGTCGGAGCCGCCTCCGCCTAGATGTCCAGCACGACCCGGGCCCGCCACCCGTCCTCTCCGCGCTCCACGGAGAAGAGGTGGTAGGTCACGGCCTTCACGTCGGCCCGCATCCGCATCTGGTCCTGCCGGATGGGGGCCCCGATGCAGGTGGCCTCCAACCGGAGGAGCGGGCCCTCCGTCACCTTCACCGCGAACCGGCTGAAGACTACCGCATCCACATCCTTCCGGTAGATCAGTTCCTCCAGCCAGGCGAAGAGGAGGGTCTCCGGGTCCGGGGCCTCCAGC
Coding sequences:
- a CDS encoding archease produces the protein MPRNPAVRTEAVRVGGYRFLEDVAIADVAFEAWGVDLADLLSAAGEATFAVMADLAGIPEELTRRVRLEAPDPETLLFAWLEELIYRKDVDAVVFSRFAVKVTEGPLLRLEATCIGAPIRQDQMRMRADVKAVTYHLFSVERGEDGWRARVVLDI